A stretch of the Filimonas lacunae genome encodes the following:
- a CDS encoding mechanosensitive ion channel family protein, with protein MWDQFEQSLDHLPDFLWNIILVGIGVLVGFIIKFLLTFLLRFYTKNTSYSIVASILRRLGKPVNYFLPLLAINALIPFMKLKARPEAQISRIAEILLTIAFAAILIGIIKVLEDYVYHRFDLAKPDNLRERKVRTQLQFVRKFAISLIIILTLCAILLSFESLRKLGTGLLTGVGVGGIIIGFAAQKSLGNLLAGFQIAFTQPIRIDDVLVVEGEWGKVEEITLTYVVLNIWDSRRLILPINYFIEKPFQNWTRTGSDLLGTAFFYLDHTAPIPEIRAELVRLLHASALWDKRVSVLQVTDIKERVIEVRALMSAQSSGIAFDLRCYIRENLMLFIQKNYPDCLPRTRAEIVQSPENKPPFTDAATVLM; from the coding sequence ATGTGGGATCAATTTGAGCAATCACTAGACCATTTACCTGATTTTTTGTGGAACATCATCTTGGTGGGCATTGGCGTGTTAGTAGGTTTTATTATCAAATTCCTGCTCACTTTTCTACTGCGTTTTTACACTAAAAACACCAGTTATTCCATTGTAGCGTCTATTTTAAGGCGCTTGGGCAAGCCGGTGAATTATTTTTTACCGTTGCTGGCCATCAATGCGCTTATTCCGTTTATGAAACTGAAGGCCAGGCCCGAAGCACAGATAAGCCGCATAGCCGAAATTTTGCTCACCATTGCGTTTGCTGCTATATTAATAGGTATTATAAAGGTGCTGGAAGATTATGTGTATCACCGTTTCGATCTGGCTAAACCTGATAACCTGCGCGAGCGCAAGGTGCGCACGCAGCTACAGTTTGTGCGCAAGTTTGCCATCAGTCTTATTATTATACTCACCCTTTGCGCCATCCTGCTCAGTTTTGAAAGCTTACGTAAACTGGGAACAGGCTTGTTAACCGGTGTGGGGGTGGGGGGTATTATTATCGGTTTCGCCGCCCAAAAATCGCTGGGTAATTTACTGGCAGGTTTCCAGATCGCTTTTACGCAACCCATTCGTATCGATGATGTATTGGTGGTAGAAGGGGAGTGGGGCAAGGTGGAAGAAATAACGCTTACCTATGTAGTATTAAATATATGGGATAGCCGCCGGCTGATTTTACCCATTAATTATTTTATAGAAAAGCCTTTTCAAAACTGGACGCGCACAGGATCGGACCTGCTGGGCACTGCTTTTTTCTATCTCGATCACACAGCGCCTATTCCTGAAATACGGGCCGAGCTGGTGCGCCTGCTGCATGCCAGTGCCCTGTGGGATAAGCGGGTAAGCGTGTTGCAGGTAACGGATATAAAGGAAAGGGTGATAGAGGTAAGAGCATTAATGAGTGCGCAAAGCTCTGGTATTGCTTTTGACCTGCGTTGTTACATTCGCGAAAACCTGATGCTGTTTATTCAGAAAAATTATCCGGACTGTTTACCACGCACCCGGGCAGAGATTGTACAATCCCCTGAAAACAAGCCACCGTTTACAGATGCCGCTACTGTATTAATGTAA
- a CDS encoding DUF4920 domain-containing protein, translating to MKFFFLFLLSGICNLAAVLAQPPQGNASVGSIYGDSITTEGVVAISNLPQKLQSGEKAQVKVRAKVLDVCPKKGCWMKLEVNDSTTAFVKMKDYGFFVPLAIKGKTVIIEGESFVKETSVQELKHYAEDAKKPKAEIDAITTPKKEIRLTASGIRVAG from the coding sequence ATGAAATTCTTTTTTTTATTCCTGTTAAGCGGGATTTGCAACCTTGCTGCTGTGCTGGCACAGCCCCCGCAAGGCAACGCCAGTGTAGGTAGTATATATGGTGATTCTATTACTACAGAAGGAGTTGTTGCTATCAGTAACCTGCCCCAGAAATTACAATCCGGTGAAAAAGCGCAGGTAAAAGTGCGGGCTAAGGTGTTAGACGTATGTCCTAAAAAAGGTTGCTGGATGAAGCTGGAAGTAAACGACAGCACTACCGCCTTCGTAAAAATGAAAGACTATGGCTTTTTTGTACCGCTGGCCATAAAAGGAAAAACGGTGATTATTGAAGGCGAATCGTTTGTAAAAGAAACCTCGGTACAGGAGTTAAAGCATTACGCAGAAGATGCGAAAAAGCCAAAGGCCGAAATAGACGCTATTACTACACCTAAAAAAGAAATACGGTTAACCGCTTCCGGTATCAGGGTGGCCGGATAA
- a CDS encoding sensor histidine kinase → MTIYFLLTRQTNFALHIILYMVAFCATLLLLIIKHRSKYWSHAALILQTGIIWVLLLMPLQNTQLITLQFALLVILCSFYVLGKTWGFIYSFCCAMPLSWHLWTQANGGLLLWGGYQTKGLVIGMVLLVNFVFIIFAHYHFFNAFTQTIEELNNRTLLLNETVKELELSRDELRQQSRLQKKLIAAITHDIKSPLKYLMLTGKNLYRNSRNQNGNLEESIRAIYASSFQMYHFTNNLLQYAALYLEDNRIVTSVFNLDDLVKEKISIFTEMIASQNNTVVNNIDPNLMVCTNKELLSVIIHNLLDNAIKYTVNGRILFSANHHRGKLQVCVQDSGAGMAPELVNWCNNRLAVKDFMSENGGQGLGLAMVKELIGLIKGNIMVQSKKDSGTVILLLLPSCI, encoded by the coding sequence AAACACCGCAGCAAATACTGGTCGCACGCAGCACTTATACTGCAAACAGGTATTATATGGGTGTTGCTGCTAATGCCGTTACAAAACACACAACTCATTACCCTGCAGTTTGCCTTACTGGTTATTCTCTGTAGCTTTTATGTATTGGGCAAAACATGGGGGTTCATTTATTCCTTTTGTTGTGCTATGCCATTAAGCTGGCATTTGTGGACACAGGCCAATGGTGGCCTGTTGCTTTGGGGAGGTTATCAAACAAAAGGCCTTGTTATTGGAATGGTGCTGCTGGTAAACTTTGTGTTTATCATATTTGCCCACTACCATTTCTTTAACGCCTTTACCCAAACCATTGAAGAACTCAATAACAGAACCTTATTGTTGAACGAAACAGTGAAAGAACTGGAACTATCGCGGGATGAACTGCGCCAGCAATCGCGCCTGCAAAAAAAACTGATAGCCGCCATTACACATGATATCAAAAGCCCGTTGAAGTACCTGATGCTTACAGGCAAAAACCTGTACCGCAACTCACGCAACCAGAACGGTAACCTGGAAGAAAGTATACGCGCCATTTATGCATCCAGCTTTCAGATGTATCATTTTACAAACAACCTGCTGCAATATGCTGCCTTATATCTGGAAGACAACCGGATTGTTACCAGCGTGTTTAACCTGGACGACCTGGTGAAAGAAAAGATCTCCATTTTTACGGAAATGATCGCTTCTCAAAATAACACGGTAGTAAACAATATTGACCCTAACCTGATGGTATGCACCAATAAAGAACTGCTGTCGGTAATTATTCATAACCTGCTGGATAACGCTATAAAGTATACTGTAAACGGGCGTATCCTTTTTTCGGCCAATCATCACAGGGGCAAACTACAGGTATGTGTGCAGGATAGTGGTGCCGGTATGGCGCCCGAACTGGTAAACTGGTGTAACAACCGCCTGGCTGTAAAAGATTTTATGAGTGAAAATGGTGGCCAGGGTTTAGGGTTGGCAATGGTAAAAGAATTGATCGGGCTGATAAAGGGTAATATTATGGTGCAAAGTAAAAAAGACTCCGGAACGGTTATTTTACTGCTATTACCTTCGTGTATATAA